A region from the Silene latifolia isolate original U9 population chromosome 7, ASM4854445v1, whole genome shotgun sequence genome encodes:
- the LOC141591564 gene encoding F-box/LRR-repeat protein At3g60040-like, with product MMMGDMDKIDRISDLPEFILHIILSIIDTKEAFRASVLSKKWYRVWSSIPVLDFNIKYFKKVKDIDPFYFGGGSRYDYIYDDRTVERFLGFIDTTMERYLAQNYRITKLDIVLPYADEETELLVDKWIGIAVQNQIQELNINFLDEVEYELPEILFRAKSLKVLMCKFVNLGYYDTMDLVSLDSLTLDGGTLDEDMLQKIISLSPLVKLCITHWDLGKISLPWTRKVCKGAECVGSGTMRYNLKIAPLKEFVYYGLGSTSPWAWNMNVSALQNLRKLKIVAANITDDIVSEMANGLVALESLELTSCSMLKCVKISSISLKEFRIEEVREESHLIKITIDTPNLLEFWCSCDVEACLSLIRAQDHCNTCFLLPWVKSITSVWFVKLKKFLIETNCFKSLVVDLGSFEQFDIDEDLLRIIGITGITGITGSPYKLRELKLRESKDGFLPSSFMAFLDALFWSCNPDVLSIRFRNRSPKDIVDYLKSKVQCWKHPLKKIEVEGVDCSSLLSEPSEFEFRFKLSWFSVSVNLNAMTTLAWEPSTLMEQ from the exons ATGATGATGGGGGATATGGATAAAATTGATAGAATTTCGGATCTCCCTGAGTTTATACTACATATTATTCTCTCAATAATCGATACCAAAGAGGCGTTTCGCGCTAGCGTATTGTCTAAGAAGTGGTATCGAGTTTGGTCTTCCATTCCGGTTTTGGATTTTAACATTAAGTACTTTAAGAAGGTTAAGGATATTGATCCCTTCTATTTTGGTGGTGGTTCTCGTTATGATTATATTTATGATGATCGTACTGTTGAACGATTTCTGGGGTTTATAGATACGACTATGGAAAGATACCTTGCGCAGAATTATAGAATTACAAAACTCGACATTGTACTTCCTTATGCTGATGAAGAGACAGAACTGCTGGTCGATAAATGGATAGGTATCGCGGTGCAAAACCAAATCCAAGAGTTGAATATCAATTTTCTTGATGAAGTAGAATACGAGTTGCCTGAGATACTATTTCGTGCAAAATCACTGAAAGTTTTAATGTGTAAGTTTGTGAATCTAGGATATTATGATACCATGGACCTCGTATCTCTGGATTCTTTGACACTCGACGGTGGAACTTTAGACGAGGATATGCTGCAAAAGATCATCTCTTTATCCCCTTTGGTTAAATTATGTATTACACATTGGGACCTTGGAAAAATTTCTCTGCCTTGGACGAGAAAAGTATGCAAGGGAGCTGAATGTGTTGGTAGTGGAACAATGCGATACAACCTTAAAATAGCACCACTTAAAGAGTTTGTGTATTATGGTCTTGGTTCTACTTCGCCGTGGGCATGGAACATGAATGTGAGTGCATTGCAGAACCTGAGAAAATTGAAAATTGTTGCTGCTAATATAACAGATGATATTGTTTCGGAGATGGCTAATGGGCTGGTAGCGTTAGAAAGTTTAGAACTAACTTCATGCTCAATGCTGAAGTGCGTTAAGATCTCAAGCATTTCATTGAAGGAATTTCGAATTGAAGAGGTCCGTGAAGAGAGTcatttaattaaaattacaattgacacCCCAAACTTGCTCGAGTTTTGGTGCAGCTGTGATGTGGAGGCCTGTCTGTCATTGATCAGAGCTCAAGATCATTGTAATACTTGCTTTTTACTGCCATGGGTGAAATCTATCACGTCTGTTTGGTTTGTTAAGCTAAAGAAGTTTCTCATAGAAACAAACTGTTTCAAATCTCTTGTTGTAGACTTGGGTAGCTTTGAGCAG TTTGACATAGACGAGGACCTACTGAGGATTATCGGCATCACTGGCATCACTGGCATCACTGGCTCACCATACAAACTCAGAGAGTTAAAGCTGCGCGAATCAAAGGATGGTTTTCTACCATCTTCGTTTATGGCCTTTCTGGATGCACTGTTTTGGAGTTGCAACCCTGATGTTCTGTCAATAAGGTTCCGTAATAGATCTCCTAAG GATATCGTGGATTATTTGAAGAGCAAAGTGCAATGTTGGAAGCATCCCCTGAAAAAAATTGAAGTTGAAGGTGTCGATTGCTCAAGTTTACTCTCCGAACCATCAGAATTCGAGTTCAGGTTTAAACTGTCATGGTTCTCAGTGAGTGTTAACTTAAATGCTATGACTACATTGGCTTGGGAACCTTCGACACTCATGGAGCAGTAG
- the LOC141590849 gene encoding uncharacterized protein LOC141590849 — MDLVSLEFLSFFVGKVDEDMLQKIISLSPLVELFIAPDWGLGKISLPWSRKVNNGGECVGSGTMQYNLKTAPLKEFVYHGIGSTATWEWNMNMSALKNLRKLEIVWAPITDDIVSEMASGLTALESLELSSCSMLKSVKISSISLKEFRIKEVYNEIHLTKITIDTPNLLEFRCSCDVESYVLIRAQDRSNTCFLPPWVETITIVWFVKLKKFLTETNCFKSLVIDMGTFEKIDIDEDLLWSVGVTGSPYKLRELKLREKHDYFSFGSLNVEFLDALFLTCSPDVLSLSFQNMAPGYILGYLRRKVQCWKDPLKKVEVEGVDCSNLLSKPPEVEFRFRLSWFSVES, encoded by the exons ATGGATCTCGTATCTCTAGAGTTTTTGAGTTTCTTCGTCGGAAAGGTAGACGAGGATATGCTTCAGAAGATCATTTCTCTATCCCCTTTGGTTGAATTATTTATTGCTCCAGATTGGGGCCTTGGAAAAATTTCACTTCCTTGGTCGAGAAAAGTAAATAACGGAGGTGAATGCGTTGGTAGTGGAACAATGCAGTACAATCTCAAAACTGCACCACTTAAAGAGTTTGTGTATCATGGCATTGGGTCTACTGCGACGTGGGAATGGAACATGAATATGAGTGCATTGAAGAACCTTAGAAAGTTGGAAATTGTTTGGGCTCCTATAACAGATGATATTGTTTCGGAGATGGCTTCTGGGCTGACAGCGTTAGAAAGTTTAGAACTAAGTTCATGCTCAATGCTGAAGTCCGTTAAGATCTCAAGCATTTCTTTGAAGGAATTTCGAATTAAAGAGGTCTATAACGAGATTCATTTGacaaaaattacaattgacaccCCAAACTTGCTCGAGTTTCGGTGCAGCTGCGATGTGGAGTCCTATGTGTTGATCAGAGCTCAAGATCGTAGTAATACTTGTTTCTTACCGCCATGGGTGGAAACTATCACTATTGTTTGGTTTGTTAAGCTGAAGAAGTTTCTCACAGAAACAAACTGTTTCAAATCTCTTGTTATAGATATGGGTACTTTTGAGAAG ATTGACATAGACGAGGACCTACTGTGGAGTGTCGGTGTCACTGGCTCACCATACAAACTCAGAGAGTTAAAGCTGCGCGAAAAACATGATTATTTTTCCTTCGGATCTTTGAATGTTGAATTTCTGGATGCACTGTTTTTGACTTGCAGCCCTGATGTGCTGTCATTAAGTTTCCAGAATATGGCTCCTGGG TATATCTTGGGTTATTTGAGGCGCAAAGTGCAATGTTGGAAGGATCCCCTGAAGAAAGTTGAAGTTGAAGGTGTCGACTGCTCAAACTTACTCTCAAAACCACCAGAAGTTGAGTTCAGGTTTAGACTGTCCTGGTTCTCAGTCGAGTCTTAA